The Pseudogulbenkiania sp. MAI-1 sequence TTGGCGGCGGCACGCTCGGCAAGCTGTGCCAGGCGCGCCATGTCATCCGGCTGGGTGGCGACGATCAGCTTGCCCAGGCGGCGGTGCGGCACACCGTGTTCGGCGCAGTAGCGGTACAAGGCCTCGCGCCCGGCCAGGCACAGCCGGGCCTTGAGCGAGCCCGTGGGGTAATACAGCCCGGCGTGGATCACCTCGCTGTTGCGGCTGGAGGTGTGCAGGCCGAAGCCGGCCTCGGCCTCGGCGACAATGACCTCGCGTCCCTGCAAGGCCAGAGCGCGCGCCACCGCCAGGCCGATGACGCCGGCGCCGATGACCAGGGTGTCGATGCGGTCCATGTTCCTCCCCCTCAGTCCTGTCCCGCCAGTTGCGCCGTCGCCAGCCGCCCGAGCAGGGCGATGCCGGCGGCCACCTCGTCCGACCAGGGGTGGCCGAAGTTGAGGCGCAGGCAGTGGCTGAAGCGCGGTTCGGCCGAGAACAGCAGGCCGGGCGCGAAGCTGATCGACTGCGCCAGCGCCGTTTCCAGCAGTTTCGCCGTGTCCACCCCGTCCGGACATTCCACCCACAGCAGCAGGCCGCCCTGCGGCCGGCGTACGCGCGTGCCGAGCGGAAAGGCCGCCAGCACCGCGTCGGCGGTGATCTGCATCTGCTGCGCCAGTTGCTGGCGCAGGCGCTGGCTGATGCGCGCGTAGTCGCCGCCGGCCAGCATGTCGGCCAATACCACCTGCAGCAGCGAGGAGCTGACCAGCGAGCTGCTTTCGCGCAGCCGCGCCAGCGCCGCCTGGTGGCGTCCGCCGGCCAGCCAGCCCAGGCGGAACGAGGGCGCGAAGCTCTTGGTGAACGAGGCGCAGTAGATGACGTCGCCGTCGCGGTCCCAGGCCTTGATCGGGGTGGGGCGCCGGTTGCCGAAGTAGAGGTCGCCGAACACGTCGTCCTCGATGATCGTCACGCCGTGTTTGCGGGCGAGTTGCAGCAGGCGCTTCTTGTTGTCGTCCGGCATCAGCGCCCCGGTGGGGTTCTGGAAATGCGGCACGGTGACCAGGCATTTCACCGCCGGGCCGTGGCGCAGCGCGAACTCCAGCGCCTCCAGCGACAGCCCGGCGTCCGGCGTGCAGGGGATTTCCAGCGCCTTGAGGCCGAGGCTTTCCAGCGTCTGCAGCAGGCCGAAGTAGACCGGGGTCTCCACCGCCACGGTGTCGCCGGGGCGGGTGAGCAGGCGCAGCGCCAGGCTGAT is a genomic window containing:
- a CDS encoding PLP-dependent aminotransferase family protein; its protein translation is MSDTPHYQRIAAELQGRLDAGEFAPGSRLPAVRRLAEHYGVNTLTALAAYRLLEQRQRVVARPRAGFYAALPGRSAIPEQHPPLPAPAALVQVNGRVSQLLKLSGSRLALQLHMAEAATSLYPTAELARRLQHTLVRQPELIGAYLAESEQTRLKREIARLAAGAELELGPDDILMTQGITEAISLALRLLTRPGDTVAVETPVYFGLLQTLESLGLKALEIPCTPDAGLSLEALEFALRHGPAVKCLVTVPHFQNPTGALMPDDNKKRLLQLARKHGVTIIEDDVFGDLYFGNRRPTPIKAWDRDGDVIYCASFTKSFAPSFRLGWLAGGRHQAALARLRESSSLVSSSLLQVVLADMLAGGDYARISQRLRQQLAQQMQITADAVLAAFPLGTRVRRPQGGLLLWVECPDGVDTAKLLETALAQSISFAPGLLFSAEPRFSHCLRLNFGHPWSDEVAAGIALLGRLATAQLAGQD